One window of the Desulfocurvibacter africanus subsp. africanus DSM 2603 genome contains the following:
- the mlaD gene encoding outer membrane lipid asymmetry maintenance protein MlaD, which produces MKKYTMETSVGIFVLIGLLCVAYLTIKLGRLEVFGADTYLLKARFSSVGGLRPGGSVEMAGVKVGSITRIYLDQETYMAMVDMQIERRIKLSEDTIASIKTSGLIGDKYVALSPGGLDESLAEGDIITETESALDIESLISKYAFGDVGGSKEEK; this is translated from the coding sequence ATGAAAAAGTACACCATGGAAACCTCCGTCGGCATCTTCGTGCTTATAGGGCTGCTATGCGTGGCCTATCTGACGATCAAGCTCGGCCGACTGGAGGTCTTCGGCGCTGACACCTATCTGCTCAAGGCCCGCTTCAGTTCCGTGGGCGGCCTGCGCCCCGGCGGCTCGGTGGAGATGGCCGGGGTCAAGGTCGGCAGCATCACCCGCATATACCTGGACCAGGAAACCTACATGGCCATGGTGGACATGCAGATTGAGAGAAGAATCAAGCTGTCCGAGGACACCATAGCCTCGATCAAGACCAGCGGGCTCATCGGCGACAAATACGTGGCTCTCTCGCCTGGAGGGCTGGACGAAAGCCTCGCGGAAGGCGATATTATCACAGAGACCGAGTCCGCCCTGGACATCGAGTCGCTGATAAGCAAATACGCCTTCGGCGACGTGGGTGGGAGCAAGGAAGAAAAATGA
- the rpoC gene encoding DNA-directed RNA polymerase subunit beta', which translates to MTLDDLFAFRQTSATSIPAQGIKAMKISIASPEKIREWSFGEVKKPETINYRTFKPERDGLFCAKIFGPVKDYECNCGKYKRMKHRGIVCEKCGVEVIASKVRRERMGHIELAAPVAHIWFLKTLPSKIGTLLDMTMADLEKVLYFDSYVVMDPRDTNLSKYQVISEDQYLQVIDHYGEEAISVGMGAEAVRALLEELDLEKMRVELREESQTTKSQTKKKKLTKRLKIVEAFSDSGNKPEWMIMEVVPVIPPELRPLVPLDGGRFATSDLNDLYRRVINRNNRLKRLLELGAPDIIIRNEKRMLQEAVDALFDNGRRGRAITGTNGRPLKSLSDMIKGKQGRFRQNLLGKRVDYSGRSVIVVGPKLKLHQCGLPKKMALELFKPFIYSKLEERGYASTIKSAKKMVEREELVVWDILEEVVREYPIMLNRAPTLHRLGIQSFEPLLVEGKAIRLHPLVCSAYNADFDGDQMAVHVPLSVEAQIECRVLMMSTNNILSPSNGSPIINPSQDIVLGLYYLTVERSFSRGEGKIFADQMEVIAAVDNEVVDLHSRIKVRIDGKLHDTTPGRVIVSEILPAEMTFEMGNVVLNKKNIARLVSEAYRTSGIKATVILCDRLKDMGYEYATRAGVTIGVKDLSIPAKKAPLLQASHDEVDDIERQYQEGIITRTEKYNKVVDVWTKCTNDVAKEMMREISIDILVDPKTGKKEANSSFNPIYMMVTSGARGNQDQMRQLAGMRGLMAKPSGEIIETPITSCFREGLSVLQYFNSTHGARKGLADTALKTANSGYLTRRLVDVVQDVIISEIDCGTVDGLEVSHLIKGGDIKQKLSERVLGRVTMFDIYDDEKGELIIPANTVIDEQVALKIDDAALNSMTIRSGLTCASSHGVCAMCYGRDLARGRLVNVGETVGIIAAQSIGEPGTQLTMRTFHIGGTASREIERSSVESGHNGRAVLHRVKTVKNAEGNWMVLNKSGQLSIVDEQGREREKYLLPSGAKLFVESESLIKKGQMLAEWDPFNEPFVSDVEGTVRFSDIVEGKTYQEKMDEATKRTTQTIIEYRSTNFKPAISIVDEEGRVKVRPDSMVNATFQLPVGAIIMIRDGDFVKAGDIIARKPRETSKTKDIVGGLPRVAELFEVRKPKDLAVVSEIDGVVSFGPDTKGKRKIIVTPETGDSKEYLIPKGKHITVSEGDFVESGELLTEGYPELHDILKIKGEKVLARYLVEEIQDVYRFQGVSIDDKHIEIIVRQMLKKVSVTDPGDTTFLAGEQVDKHKFMEENQQCIADGRKAAVAEPLVLGITQASLTTDSFISAASFQETTKVLTEASLQGKEDALRGLKENVIVGRLIPAGTGYRRYMEAEIDVPDQAERPDKFLEELDEPLGVADRE; encoded by the coding sequence ATGACGTTGGATGATCTGTTCGCATTCCGCCAGACCTCGGCCACGAGCATTCCCGCCCAGGGAATAAAGGCCATGAAGATCTCCATCGCGTCGCCCGAGAAGATCCGCGAGTGGTCCTTTGGCGAGGTGAAGAAGCCGGAGACCATCAACTACCGGACATTCAAGCCGGAGCGCGATGGCCTCTTCTGCGCCAAGATCTTTGGGCCGGTGAAGGACTACGAGTGCAATTGCGGCAAGTACAAGCGCATGAAGCACCGTGGCATCGTTTGCGAGAAGTGCGGCGTTGAGGTCATCGCATCCAAGGTGCGGCGCGAGCGCATGGGCCACATCGAGTTGGCCGCGCCCGTGGCGCACATCTGGTTCCTCAAGACCTTGCCCTCCAAGATCGGCACCCTGCTCGATATGACCATGGCCGATCTTGAGAAGGTGCTTTACTTTGATTCATATGTAGTCATGGATCCTCGGGATACGAACCTGTCCAAGTATCAGGTCATTTCCGAGGACCAGTACCTTCAGGTCATCGACCACTACGGCGAGGAAGCCATCAGCGTGGGCATGGGCGCCGAGGCCGTGCGCGCTCTGCTGGAAGAGCTGGACCTGGAGAAGATGCGAGTTGAACTGCGCGAAGAGTCGCAGACCACCAAGTCGCAGACCAAAAAGAAGAAGCTGACCAAGCGGCTCAAGATCGTGGAGGCGTTCAGCGATTCGGGCAACAAGCCCGAGTGGATGATCATGGAAGTCGTTCCGGTCATCCCGCCCGAACTGCGGCCCCTGGTGCCGCTGGACGGCGGCCGCTTCGCCACCTCCGACCTGAACGATTTGTACCGCAGGGTTATCAACCGTAACAACCGCCTGAAAAGGCTGCTGGAGCTGGGCGCGCCGGATATCATCATCCGCAACGAGAAGCGCATGCTCCAGGAGGCGGTGGACGCCCTGTTCGACAACGGCCGCCGCGGCCGGGCCATCACCGGCACCAACGGCCGCCCGCTCAAGTCCCTGTCGGACATGATCAAGGGTAAGCAGGGCCGCTTCCGCCAGAACCTGCTCGGCAAGCGCGTGGACTACTCCGGCCGTTCGGTCATCGTGGTGGGCCCCAAGCTCAAGCTGCATCAGTGCGGCTTGCCCAAGAAGATGGCCCTGGAGCTGTTCAAGCCCTTCATCTACTCCAAGCTTGAGGAGCGGGGCTACGCCTCGACCATCAAGAGCGCGAAGAAGATGGTCGAGCGCGAAGAGCTGGTGGTCTGGGACATCCTGGAAGAGGTCGTGCGCGAGTATCCCATCATGCTCAACCGCGCGCCGACCCTGCACCGCTTGGGCATCCAGTCCTTCGAGCCGCTGCTGGTCGAGGGCAAGGCCATCCGTCTGCACCCGCTGGTCTGCTCGGCGTACAACGCCGACTTCGACGGTGACCAGATGGCCGTGCACGTTCCGCTGTCCGTGGAGGCGCAGATCGAGTGCCGCGTGCTTATGATGAGCACCAACAACATTCTCTCGCCCTCCAACGGTTCGCCCATCATCAACCCGAGCCAGGACATAGTGCTCGGTCTGTATTACCTGACCGTGGAGCGCTCCTTCAGCAGGGGCGAGGGAAAGATCTTCGCCGATCAGATGGAGGTCATCGCGGCTGTCGATAACGAAGTCGTGGACCTGCACTCGCGCATCAAGGTGCGTATCGACGGCAAGCTGCACGACACCACGCCTGGCCGCGTGATCGTGAGCGAGATCCTACCCGCGGAGATGACCTTCGAGATGGGCAACGTGGTGCTCAACAAGAAGAACATCGCCCGTCTGGTCAGCGAGGCTTACCGCACCTCCGGCATCAAGGCCACGGTCATCCTCTGCGACCGCCTCAAGGACATGGGTTACGAGTACGCGACTCGCGCCGGCGTGACCATCGGCGTCAAGGACCTGAGCATCCCGGCGAAGAAAGCTCCGCTGTTGCAGGCCTCCCATGATGAGGTGGATGATATCGAGCGCCAGTACCAGGAAGGCATCATCACGCGTACTGAGAAGTACAACAAGGTGGTGGACGTCTGGACCAAGTGCACCAACGATGTGGCCAAGGAGATGATGAGAGAGATCTCCATCGACATCCTGGTGGACCCCAAGACCGGGAAGAAGGAAGCCAACTCCAGCTTCAACCCGATCTATATGATGGTAACCTCGGGCGCCCGAGGTAACCAGGACCAGATGCGCCAGCTTGCCGGCATGCGCGGCCTCATGGCCAAGCCTTCGGGCGAGATTATCGAGACGCCCATCACGAGCTGTTTCCGCGAGGGCCTCTCGGTTCTGCAGTACTTCAACTCCACGCACGGCGCGCGAAAGGGCTTGGCCGATACGGCGCTCAAGACCGCGAACTCCGGCTACCTGACCCGTCGTCTGGTGGATGTCGTGCAGGATGTCATCATCAGTGAGATAGACTGCGGCACAGTCGACGGCCTGGAGGTCTCGCACCTCATCAAGGGCGGCGACATCAAGCAGAAGCTGTCGGAGCGCGTGCTTGGCCGCGTGACCATGTTTGACATCTACGATGACGAAAAGGGCGAGTTGATCATTCCCGCCAACACGGTCATCGACGAGCAGGTGGCCCTGAAGATCGACGATGCCGCGCTCAACTCCATGACCATCCGCTCGGGTCTGACCTGCGCCAGCAGCCATGGCGTGTGCGCCATGTGCTACGGCCGCGACCTGGCCCGCGGACGTCTGGTCAACGTTGGTGAAACTGTCGGAATCATCGCCGCCCAGTCCATCGGCGAGCCCGGCACGCAGTTGACCATGCGTACGTTCCACATCGGCGGCACGGCAAGCCGCGAAATCGAGCGTTCCAGCGTCGAGTCCGGCCATAACGGCCGTGCCGTGCTGCACCGCGTGAAGACGGTCAAGAACGCCGAGGGCAACTGGATGGTGCTCAACAAGAGCGGCCAGCTGTCAATCGTGGACGAGCAGGGCCGCGAGCGTGAGAAGTACCTGTTGCCTTCCGGCGCCAAGCTGTTCGTGGAGTCCGAGTCGCTGATCAAGAAGGGCCAGATGCTGGCCGAGTGGGACCCTTTCAACGAACCCTTCGTGTCCGACGTCGAGGGCACGGTGCGCTTCTCGGATATCGTGGAAGGCAAGACCTACCAAGAGAAGATGGACGAGGCCACCAAGCGCACTACGCAGACCATCATCGAGTACCGCTCCACCAACTTCAAGCCCGCGATCTCCATCGTGGACGAAGAGGGCAGGGTCAAGGTGCGGCCCGATAGCATGGTCAACGCCACCTTCCAGTTGCCGGTGGGCGCTATCATCATGATCCGCGACGGCGACTTCGTGAAGGCCGGCGACATCATAGCGCGCAAGCCCCGCGAAACGTCGAAGACCAAGGACATCGTGGGTGGTCTCCCGCGCGTGGCCGAGCTGTTCGAAGTTCGCAAGCCCAAGGATCTGGCCGTGGTCTCGGAGATCGACGGCGTGGTTTCCTTCGGTCCGGACACCAAGGGCAAACGCAAGATCATCGTCACGCCCGAGACCGGCGACTCCAAGGAATACCTCATCCCCAAGGGCAAGCACATCACCGTGAGCGAGGGCGACTTCGTGGAATCGGGCGAGCTGCTTACCGAGGGCTATCCCGAACTGCACGACATCCTCAAGATCAAGGGTGAGAAGGTTCTGGCCCGCTACCTGGTGGAAGAGATCCAGGACGTGTACCGCTTCCAGGGCGTGAGCATCGACGACAAGCACATCGAGATCATCGTGCGCCAGATGCTCAAGAAGGTCAGTGTCACCGATCCGGGCGACACGACATTCCTGGCCGGCGAGCAGGTGGACAAGCACAAGTTCATGGAGGAGAACCAGCAGTGCATCGCTGACGGCCGCAAGGCCGCCGTGGCCGAGCCTCTGGTGCTGGGCATCACCCAGGCCTCCTTGACCACCGACTCGTTCATCTCCGCGGCCTCCTTCCAGGAGACCACCAAGGTGCTTACCGAGGCGTCGCTCCAGGGCAAGGAGGACGCACTGCGCGGCCTCAAGGAAAACGTCATCGTGGGTCGGCTCATCCCGGCCGGCACCGGATACCGGCGCTACATGGAGGCCGAGATCGATGTGCCCGACCAGGCCGAGCGTCCCGACAAGTTCCTGGAGGAACTGGACGAACCCCTGGGTGTGGCGGATCGCGAATAG
- a CDS encoding outer membrane protein, with protein sequence MAKQPGFRRTVHYAKVHFTSSDFGCETRLCLSAPFSSHTYKPCADTPCPCMFQSRDSTLYAKCMHLAQRHVASRGHVVYGHDDLMRTSQFQGRDVVNRSLMPCLTILLLLICCAEQATAQGVHKSGPYVGLRLGPSFVFSDDMEIDAAGRGYILSGSDDDEGVLGLGVLGGYDFYPAYRQPIRLELEYMGRSDFDYSYGNGTTNVDADIGVSTLFLNAYYDFRTSTIWQPYVGIGLGSAFHDIDAGVSGNYANFSGDDESSDLAWNIGAGVGLRVNPRVMLDLGWRYANFGTAKYNVRGNTVSTDLRASEFLAGLRYEF encoded by the coding sequence ATGGCCAAGCAACCGGGCTTTCGACGGACCGTCCACTACGCCAAGGTCCATTTCACCTCATCTGACTTTGGGTGTGAAACGAGACTGTGCCTCAGTGCGCCGTTTTCGTCTCACACGTACAAACCTTGCGCAGACACTCCCTGTCCATGCATGTTCCAATCAAGAGATTCCACGCTTTACGCAAAGTGCATGCATCTTGCTCAACGTCATGTCGCCAGTCGTGGCCATGTAGTTTACGGCCATGACGACCTTATGCGCACATCACAATTCCAAGGGAGAGACGTCGTGAATCGAAGCCTGATGCCATGCCTTACCATTTTGCTGCTTTTGATTTGCTGCGCTGAGCAAGCCACCGCCCAAGGGGTGCATAAGAGCGGGCCGTATGTCGGATTGCGACTGGGACCATCCTTTGTCTTCAGCGACGACATGGAAATCGACGCCGCCGGGCGCGGATACATCCTGTCAGGATCGGATGACGATGAAGGCGTGCTGGGTCTTGGAGTTCTTGGCGGCTACGATTTCTACCCTGCCTACAGGCAACCGATTCGCCTTGAATTGGAGTACATGGGACGCAGCGACTTCGATTATTCCTACGGCAATGGAACCACCAATGTAGACGCGGACATCGGGGTGAGCACGCTTTTCCTGAACGCCTACTATGACTTCCGCACCAGCACCATATGGCAGCCATACGTAGGCATCGGCCTGGGTTCGGCGTTCCATGACATCGATGCCGGCGTATCGGGCAATTATGCCAATTTCAGCGGCGATGACGAATCCTCCGACCTGGCTTGGAACATCGGCGCTGGCGTGGGCCTGCGAGTTAATCCGCGCGTGATGCTCGATCTCGGCTGGCGCTACGCCAACTTCGGCACGGCCAAATACAATGTCCGCGGTAACACTGTAAGCACCGATTTGCGTGCCAGCGAGTTTCTGGCCGGGCTGCGCTACGAGTTCTAG
- a CDS encoding MlaE family ABC transporter permease yields MAIQAAILGAPFAFAGRQIILAVRELGGWGIFTGLAFWHILSMPWQFRKILAQVYFIGSRSIFVIALVGMFTGMVLGLQGYYTLVKFGSEGVLGALVALSLIRELGPVLTAIMITARAGSAMAAEIGIMRISEQIDALDTMDINPVRFMVSPKMAASLLSFPLLTALFNVFGILGGYISGVALLHLSHGDYFYRIETNVVMQDVTGGFVKSVFFALLVSSICCYQGYFTHLRQDGFGARGVSQATTSAVVISCVAILVWDYVLTSFLL; encoded by the coding sequence ATGGCGATTCAGGCAGCAATACTAGGTGCTCCGTTTGCTTTCGCAGGTAGACAGATCATCCTTGCCGTCAGGGAGCTCGGAGGGTGGGGCATCTTCACCGGGCTGGCGTTCTGGCATATCCTGTCCATGCCGTGGCAATTCAGGAAGATACTCGCGCAAGTGTACTTCATCGGCTCGCGCTCCATCTTCGTCATTGCGCTGGTCGGCATGTTCACGGGCATGGTGCTTGGGCTCCAGGGCTATTACACTCTGGTCAAGTTCGGCTCCGAGGGGGTGCTGGGAGCGCTCGTGGCCCTCTCGCTCATCCGCGAGCTCGGACCGGTGCTGACGGCCATAATGATCACGGCTCGCGCGGGATCGGCCATGGCCGCCGAGATCGGCATCATGCGCATCTCGGAGCAGATCGACGCCCTGGACACCATGGACATCAATCCCGTGCGCTTCATGGTCAGCCCCAAGATGGCGGCTTCGCTATTAAGCTTTCCCCTGCTCACGGCCTTGTTCAACGTGTTCGGCATCCTCGGCGGGTACATATCGGGCGTGGCGCTCCTGCACCTGAGTCACGGCGACTACTTCTATCGCATCGAGACGAACGTGGTCATGCAGGACGTCACCGGCGGCTTCGTCAAGTCGGTGTTTTTCGCCCTGCTGGTCTCGTCCATCTGCTGCTATCAGGGCTACTTCACCCATCTGCGCCAGGACGGATTCGGCGCTCGGGGCGTCAGCCAAGCCACAACCTCGGCCGTGGTCATCTCCTGCGTGGCCATCCTCGTCTGGGACTACGTACTCACATCATTTCTGCTGTGA
- a CDS encoding ATP-binding cassette domain-containing protein, with translation MAREPLIEFRGVTKAFGERVILDKVDLCIYERQVTTIIGKSGVGKSVLLKHIIGLLTPDEGEVLFRGKALSAMSGEERRAVKRQFSYMFQHNALFDSMTNFENIALPLREKTRMSETEIREKVMAKMSQLELAEVPDKYPSQISGGMAKRVALARALITDPAIVLFDEPTTGLDPIRKNAVLSMIAHYQKRFGFTAVLVSHDIPDVFYISNRIAILYERKFIFEGSPLDLEQLDHPVVEEFANSLQSLKDELTGLDTRRRFERRYLRGFAGSKSQGAIIVFRIENLGSVEEHVGHIAAQHVIQSLASIVDRTVGGAGYSARFSTDEILTVLPENGVREAENICKEVGRELKKLDVLQHKSYPRNCFNFSIHAGVVPGRQGADLKELAAGALARQRVLAQLECQNPERRSDIAQ, from the coding sequence ATGGCTAGGGAACCATTGATCGAATTTCGGGGCGTGACCAAAGCCTTCGGGGAGCGTGTGATCCTCGACAAGGTCGACCTGTGCATTTACGAGAGACAGGTCACGACCATCATCGGCAAGTCCGGAGTGGGCAAGAGCGTGCTGCTCAAGCACATCATCGGCCTGCTCACGCCCGACGAAGGTGAAGTTCTCTTTCGCGGCAAGGCCCTGAGCGCCATGAGCGGCGAGGAACGCAGAGCCGTCAAGCGCCAATTCAGCTATATGTTCCAGCACAACGCGCTCTTCGACTCCATGACCAATTTCGAGAACATCGCCCTGCCGCTGCGAGAGAAGACTCGCATGAGCGAGACGGAGATCCGCGAGAAGGTCATGGCCAAGATGAGCCAGCTCGAACTGGCCGAGGTGCCGGACAAGTATCCATCGCAGATCTCGGGCGGCATGGCCAAGCGCGTGGCCCTGGCCAGGGCGCTCATCACCGATCCGGCCATCGTGCTCTTTGACGAGCCCACAACGGGCCTCGACCCCATCCGCAAGAACGCCGTGCTGTCCATGATCGCCCATTACCAGAAGCGCTTCGGCTTCACGGCCGTGCTGGTGAGCCACGACATCCCGGACGTATTTTACATCTCCAACCGCATAGCCATCCTCTATGAGCGCAAGTTCATCTTCGAGGGTTCGCCCCTGGATCTGGAGCAGCTCGATCATCCGGTGGTGGAGGAATTCGCCAACAGCTTGCAGTCCCTCAAGGACGAACTGACCGGCCTTGATACCCGCCGGCGTTTCGAGCGCCGCTATCTGCGCGGTTTTGCCGGCAGCAAATCCCAGGGCGCGATAATCGTCTTCCGCATTGAGAATCTCGGCTCCGTGGAAGAGCATGTGGGCCACATAGCGGCGCAGCATGTCATCCAGTCCCTTGCAAGCATCGTGGACCGAACGGTTGGAGGGGCAGGGTACTCCGCGCGTTTCAGCACGGATGAGATCCTCACGGTGCTGCCCGAGAACGGGGTGCGCGAGGCCGAAAACATTTGCAAAGAGGTCGGTCGCGAACTGAAGAAACTCGATGTGCTGCAGCACAAGAGTTATCCCCGAAACTGCTTCAACTTTTCCATCCATGCCGGGGTCGTTCCCGGCCGGCAGGGCGCCGACCTCAAGGAGCTTGCCGCCGGAGCCCTGGCTCGGCAGCGAGTGCTGGCCCAGCTTGAATGCCAAAACCCGGAGCGCAGGAGCGATATCGCGCAATGA
- a CDS encoding OmpP1/FadL family transporter, whose protein sequence is MPVHSFRLALIAAALILFGASSGYGAGFAMYEYGARGNALGGGLVGRADDPSALAYNPAGITQLEGTGFMAGFTTINPEASVEIDGTTYDAESKFWTPPHLYATQQLNDTFWLGFGVYSRYGLGIEYDENWAGRYNVYEANIQSLSMSPTLAVKVTDWLSVAAGPEIMWFEFSQKKKVDPTVVAGTTSLATDVDAQLDGDSWGYGGVASIHITPADWLRLGATYRSQVKQEVKGEVDFTKGATPLGLAAYYSSMFNDTDASGTITLPDSYTFGVAVYPTDKLSLEFDAIYTRWSSYDELKIEYDKAVVPAIGGNPAVNSYESQKDWDDVWRFQFSAEYALLAWLDLRASYVFDESPIPDGHADYMVPANDRHMFGVGTGFHITENLDVDLAYNYLHITDRKFNPTAEQSDENVAGSSNTFKNGHAHMYALSVGYRF, encoded by the coding sequence GTGCCCGTGCATTCGTTTCGTCTTGCACTCATTGCAGCGGCTCTAATACTATTCGGCGCATCGTCCGGCTACGGCGCCGGCTTCGCCATGTATGAATACGGCGCTCGTGGCAACGCTCTCGGCGGCGGCCTGGTGGGTCGAGCCGATGATCCCTCGGCCCTGGCTTACAACCCTGCAGGTATTACGCAGTTGGAAGGCACGGGCTTCATGGCTGGCTTCACGACCATCAATCCCGAGGCGAGCGTAGAGATCGACGGGACCACATACGATGCCGAAAGCAAATTCTGGACGCCTCCCCATCTTTACGCGACGCAGCAGTTGAATGATACTTTTTGGCTAGGCTTCGGTGTCTACTCCCGTTACGGCCTGGGCATCGAGTACGACGAGAACTGGGCCGGCCGCTACAACGTGTACGAGGCGAACATCCAGAGCCTGTCCATGAGCCCGACCCTGGCAGTCAAGGTGACTGATTGGCTGTCCGTGGCCGCCGGCCCTGAGATCATGTGGTTTGAGTTCAGTCAGAAGAAGAAGGTTGATCCTACTGTAGTAGCGGGAACCACGAGCCTTGCTACTGATGTAGACGCGCAGCTCGACGGCGACAGCTGGGGATACGGTGGTGTAGCGAGCATACATATCACTCCTGCAGACTGGCTACGCCTTGGTGCCACATATCGGAGCCAAGTCAAGCAAGAGGTAAAAGGTGAAGTTGACTTCACTAAAGGCGCAACGCCTCTTGGTCTTGCGGCATACTATAGCAGCATGTTCAATGACACCGATGCGAGTGGTACAATCACCCTTCCCGATTCATATACATTCGGCGTGGCCGTGTACCCCACGGACAAACTCTCCCTGGAATTTGATGCGATCTACACCCGCTGGTCCAGCTATGATGAATTGAAGATAGAATACGACAAAGCAGTTGTGCCCGCTATTGGCGGAAATCCCGCTGTTAATTCCTATGAATCCCAGAAGGATTGGGACGACGTTTGGCGCTTTCAATTCAGCGCCGAATACGCTCTGCTTGCGTGGCTCGACTTGCGCGCGAGCTATGTCTTCGACGAGAGCCCGATCCCCGATGGTCATGCCGACTACATGGTGCCAGCCAATGACCGACATATGTTCGGCGTAGGCACCGGCTTCCATATCACTGAGAATCTAGACGTGGACCTAGCATACAACTACCTGCACATCACCGACCGAAAGTTCAACCCCACGGCTGAACAGAGTGATGAGAACGTCGCTGGCAGCAGCAATACATTCAAGAACGGCCACGCTCATATGTATGCGCTCAGCGTAGGCTACCGCTTCTAA
- a CDS encoding ABC transporter substrate-binding protein produces the protein MRKTVCALVVFLLIGMAGVASAAEPTQVIRSAVDEILVILRDPKLKAPDRADEQRQRIAAVAEKFMDKKRFAQITLGRDWRKLDPKQQEEFTELYADLVEKTYIDRIREYTDEKVLITGETKANDNKAEVSTVVVSKGKEIPVVYRMYNDGSRWRTYDVLVEGVSFVMNYRSQFNDILAKGSPESLLRQLRQKASS, from the coding sequence ATGAGGAAGACTGTTTGCGCCTTGGTTGTGTTTCTACTTATTGGCATGGCCGGGGTTGCGTCCGCCGCGGAGCCGACGCAGGTCATCAGGAGCGCCGTGGATGAAATCCTTGTGATACTGCGCGACCCCAAGCTCAAGGCCCCAGACAGAGCCGACGAGCAGAGGCAGCGCATTGCCGCCGTGGCCGAGAAATTCATGGACAAGAAGCGCTTTGCGCAGATCACCCTGGGCCGCGATTGGCGCAAGCTCGATCCGAAGCAGCAGGAAGAGTTCACGGAACTCTACGCGGACCTGGTGGAGAAGACCTACATCGACCGCATCCGCGAGTATACCGACGAGAAAGTGCTCATAACCGGTGAAACCAAGGCGAACGACAACAAGGCCGAGGTCAGCACGGTGGTCGTGTCCAAGGGCAAGGAAATCCCCGTGGTCTATCGGATGTACAACGACGGAAGCAGATGGCGCACGTACGATGTGCTCGTGGAGGGCGTCAGTTTTGTCATGAACTATCGCAGCCAGTTCAATGACATTCTGGCCAAGGGCTCACCCGAGAGCTTGCTGCGGCAACTACGTCAGAAGGCGAGTTCCTGA
- a CDS encoding DedA family protein: MLTETITRFAVQCLEATGYLGAGLLMALESMIAPVPSEAVMPFVGFLVADGQWSLWPALAVTSLGSLLGSLLSYLMGYYGGKPVVLKLGRFLLLDAHDLEITERFFQRRCCTWAVFASRFVPVIRHLISIPAGVGRMKLLPFMAVTVVGATLWNGFLLACGMLLREHWGIVQRYSHQVDIVVVLLMGLAAACFIYMRLRSKRIAPVPTGE, encoded by the coding sequence ATGCTGACGGAAACAATCACTCGGTTCGCGGTCCAGTGTCTGGAAGCGACGGGATACCTGGGAGCGGGCTTGCTCATGGCCTTGGAGAGCATGATCGCACCCGTGCCCAGCGAAGCGGTCATGCCCTTCGTGGGCTTCCTCGTGGCTGACGGTCAATGGAGCCTCTGGCCTGCGCTCGCGGTCACAAGCCTCGGCTCCTTGCTTGGCTCGCTGCTCTCCTACCTCATGGGCTACTATGGTGGGAAGCCCGTGGTGCTCAAGCTCGGCAGGTTCCTGCTCCTCGATGCCCACGACCTGGAGATCACCGAGCGCTTCTTTCAGCGCCGCTGCTGCACCTGGGCCGTGTTCGCCAGTCGCTTCGTGCCTGTGATCAGACATCTCATTTCCATCCCTGCCGGCGTCGGCCGCATGAAGCTATTGCCATTCATGGCCGTCACGGTCGTCGGCGCCACGCTCTGGAACGGCTTTCTGCTCGCGTGCGGCATGCTGCTGCGCGAACACTGGGGCATTGTGCAGCGCTACTCACACCAGGTCGATATTGTCGTGGTCCTGCTCATGGGCTTGGCCGCAGCCTGTTTCATCTATATGCGTCTGCGATCCAAGCGGATCGCCCCTGTGCCGACCGGCGAGTAG